In Brachypodium distachyon strain Bd21 chromosome 2, Brachypodium_distachyon_v3.0, whole genome shotgun sequence, one genomic interval encodes:
- the LOC100830415 gene encoding exocyst complex component SEC15B produces the protein MRRKLPGEAPPSAGGGSLPSEADLAQLSTAISAGEDLGPFVRRAFACGRPEPLLSSLRAVARDREAEIEELCRAHFHDFIRAVDDLRSLLADADVLKGSLSASHSALLSSAAPLLASLESFLAARALAGNLSSALASSRRCVRLLALAARANEHLQAGNHSLYLALRAVDAIDRDLASGPEPLPLPALRRMLLSLVPAVRVHAEREISREFADWMVSIRAASRHLGQVAIGRSAAARQRQEELRSKHRPLEESITLDDDGAGDLDDFAAATASSDVADGAAAASFDLTQLYRAMHIHQTLALGERFKKYYLENRKLQLTSDFDVIAATPFLESHQVFFAQIAGFFIVEDRVFRTGGGLTSRGDVDALWEAAVGKMISVLEDNFSRMQTANHLLLITDYAALLAATMRRYSYPVGMLLDVLAKHRDKYHDLLLADCRRQVVEALAADKFDQMLMRKEYEYSMNVLAFGIQSSDITPAFPYVALFSCTVPDICRIVRSFIEDSVSFMAHGGGGDTYAAVKKYLGRILSEVVDVSIQKLVDSGSGMSVSQAMQVAANMSVMERACEFFTRHAAQLCGVPLRAVERGRRDFPLCKSRDAAEALLLRLLCSKIDEFMLQSDGVSWMADDPPAGGNEYANEVTIYLETLTSTAQQILPLAVLRRVLVAVLAHISERIVGLFLNDSVKRFSAGAVVGIDTDLKMFEAFAESMSNLFGESGKDSAANEMKAALVEARQLVNLLMSNSPENFLNPVIREKSYNKLDYRKVAVISEKFRDTSESYFSTFGTRGARQNPKKKSLDTLIKRLREAS, from the coding sequence ATGCGGCGCAAGCTCCCCGGCGAAGCGCCGCCGTCGGCAGGCGGCGGGTCGCTCCCGTCCGAGGCGGACCTGGCACAGCTCTCCACCGCCATCTCGGCGGGGGAGGACCTGGGCCCTTTCGTGCGGCGCGCCTTCGCCTGCGGCCGGCCGGAGCCGCTGCTGTCCTCCCTCCGCGCCGTCGCGCGGGACCGCGAGGCCGAGATCGAGGAGCTCTGCCGCGCGCACTTCCACGACTTCATCCGCGCCGTCGACGACCTCCGctccctcctcgccgacgccgacgtgCTCAAGGGCTCCCTCTCCGCCTCCCACtccgccctcctctcctccgccgcgccgctgctcgccTCGCTCGAGTCCTtcctcgccgcgcgcgcgctcgccgGGAACCTCTCCTCCGCCCTCGCCTCATCCCGCCGCTGCGTCCGCCTGCTTGCGCTCGCCGCTCGGGCTAACGAACACCTCCAGGCCGGCAACCACAGTCTCTACCTCGCCCTGCGCGCCGTCGATGCCATCGATCGCGACCTTGCCTCTGGTCCCGAGCCGTTGCCCCTTCCCGCCCTCCGCCGCATGCTGCTCAGCCTCGTCCCCGCCGTGCGTGTCCACGCTGAGCGCGAGATCTCCAGGGAGTTCGCCGACTGGATGGTCAGCATCCGGGCTGCTTCGCGCCACCTTGGACAGGTGGCCATTGGCCGCTCGGCTGCCGCCAGGCAGCGTCAGGAGGAGCTCCGCTCCAAGCACCGCCCGCTGGAGGAGTCCATCACCCTGGACGACGACGGAGCTGGTGACCTCGACGACTTTGCTGCGGCCACCGCATCGTCTGATGTGGCCGATGGTGCGGCTGCGGCCTCGTTTGACCTCACGCAGCTGTACCGGGCCATGCACATACACCAGACACTGGCGCTGGGGGAGCGATTCAAGAAGTACTACCTGGAGAACAGGAAGTTGCAGCTAACGTCTGACTTTGATGTGATTGCGGCAACACCATTCCTTGAGTCCCACCAGGTGTTCTTCGCGCAGATTGCTGGGTTCTTTATTGTTGAGGATCGTGTCTTTCGAACTGGGGGTGGACTCACATCCCGTGGAGATGTGGACGCACTGTGGGAGGCTGCAGTGGGGAAGATGATCTCTGTGCTGGAAGATAACTTCTCTAGGATGCAGACAGCAAACCACTTGCTTCTCATAACTGATTATGCTGCCTTGCTTGCTGCCACAATGAGGCGATATAGTTATCCAGTAGGGATGCTACTCGATGTGCTGGCTAAGCATCGGGACAAGTACCACGACTTGCTACTCGCGGATTGCCGTAGACAGGTGGTAGAGGCACTGGCTGCAGATAAGTTTGATCAGATGCTCATGAGAAAGGAGTATGAGTACTCAATGAATGTGCTTGCTTTTGGGATTCAGAGCTCTGATATCACCCCGGCGTTCCCTTACGTCGCATTGTTTTCATGCACCGTGCCAGACATTTGTCGCATTGTTCGGTCATTCATTGAGGATTCTGTGAGCTTCATGGCACATGGGGGTGGTGGGGACACATATGCAGCAGTGAAGAAGTACCTTGGTCGGATTCTCTCAGAGGTGGTGGATGTTTCGATACAAAAGCTTGTGGATTCAGGCAGTGGTATGAGTGTCTCCCAGGCAATGCAGGTTGCTGCGAACATGTCTGTCATGGAGCGTGCATGTGAGTTTTTCACACGCCATGCAGCGCAATTGTGTGGTGTGCCGCTACGTGCAGTGGAGCGTGGACGGCGTGACTTTCCACTTTGCAAGTCCCGCGATGCTGCGGAAGCGCTTCTGCTGCGGCTATTGTGTTCCAAGATCGACGAGTTCATGCTGCAATCTGATGGTGTCAGCTGGATGGCTGATGACCCGCCTGCTGGAGGCAATGAGTATGCCAATGAGGTCACAATCTATCTGGAGACGCTCACTTCAACTGCGCAGCAGATCCTTCCTCTTGCAGTGCTCCGTCGCGTTCTTGTTGCAGTGCTTGCGCATATATCTGAGAGGATTGTTGGGCTCTTCTTGAATGACTCTGTCAAGCGGTTCAGTGCTGGTGCGGTCGTCGGTATTGATACTGACCTCAAAATGTTTGAGGCATTTGCAGAGAGTATGTCCAACCTGTTTGGGGAATCTGGTAAAGATTCTGCAGCAAATGAAATGAAGGCTGCACTGGTGGAGGCGAGGCAGCTGGTGAATCTTCTTATGAGCAACAGCCCAGAGAACTTCCTTAACCCAGTGATCCGTGAGAAGAGCTACAATAAGCTTGATTACAGAAAGGTTGCAGTTATCTCGGAGAAGTTTAGGGATACCTCAGAGAGCTATTTCTCAACATTTGGAACTAGGGGTGCTAGGCAGAACCCAAAGAAAAAATCTCTGGACACCCTGATCAAGAGGCTCAGAGAAGCCAGCTAG